In a single window of the Olivibacter sp. SDN3 genome:
- a CDS encoding TonB-dependent receptor, with product MINFNNYLSFKASYPFMEKKRWRNFYTVLFWLWFMSLGHMSFGQTKPLINSTLDGKVVDAGTGEPLAGATVDIEGTTHKAGTDGDGKFKFITGQKFPYTLIVHYVGYKTANVVVNGSPVEIALEPDFNQLEDVVVVGYGTQRRGDLTGAIATVPAEVKAQPVASAERLLQGSVPGVSVTQTSGQPGGGVSVQIRGNNSITAGSDPLYVIDGFPIDNDYSSNDAGVNTGSKINPLSTINTSDIESIDVLKDASATAIYGSRGANGVVIITTKSGSRNQSSINYDGFYGYQEVVRTIPLLNAGEWWQLRKDAAANSGRTATLPTPIGYSLDTSGVGTDWQAAAFRQAPIQNHNLSILSGGERTRLAISGNYFNQEGILQNTGFNRISGRINVLHDYNDRLKLTANLAASGSKADIAPTAVVGNLLLTPPALPVYQDDGSFVINSPFESTLQNPINSLYNQLNESKINRLLGSVSGEYEIITGLKAKVLLGVDILDNKQNRYLPKTTSEGLDLDGLAQVGSLFTSNWLNENTLSYDKTINDKNRINAIVGFTAQQSKSEGAVAEAAGFATDAFSFNNLATGVTNRIPRSDANDWSLASFLGRVNYAYDDRYLLTLTFRSDGSSRFGAGNKWGYFPSAAFGWNVNNEDFFNVKNISQLKLRLSAGTTGNQNIPSYQSLARLDYFRYNFSNTTVHGFAPITVVNPNLGWEKTFQFDGGIDIGLFDNRISIVADYYYKKTTDLLLSRTVPGSSGLAEHGGGQAATIYQNIGAVSNQGIELYVNSNNLTGPFSWKTIAMVSRNTNKILDLGEGVDQIIPTISEPSIAKVGYPLGSFIVYQTDGIIQEGDVPLTPQQNRSPGGQKYRDINGDGQITQAGDRVVVSNQPGLVAGLTNTFSYKGFDLSVFFQGQAGGKIYNANRANLELGTGYVNASRVMLDRWTPTNTDTEVKAAFQDPAITISDRFIESASYLRLKNIALGYTLPKSFLGKSGLESLRIYVSAQNAWTLTNYTGFDPEVSSSEQSLINRGIDNGIYPNNKSFQLGVQLAL from the coding sequence ATGATCAATTTTAACAACTATTTGTCTTTTAAGGCATCCTATCCCTTTATGGAAAAAAAGCGATGGAGAAATTTTTATACAGTTTTGTTCTGGCTTTGGTTTATGAGCCTAGGTCACATGTCTTTTGGGCAAACGAAGCCACTGATTAACTCCACGTTAGATGGAAAGGTTGTTGATGCAGGTACGGGGGAGCCACTCGCTGGAGCAACTGTAGATATCGAAGGAACTACGCATAAAGCTGGTACCGATGGAGATGGAAAATTTAAATTTATAACGGGGCAGAAGTTTCCCTATACCTTGATTGTTCATTACGTTGGATATAAGACTGCCAATGTAGTTGTCAACGGCAGTCCTGTCGAGATTGCTTTAGAACCAGATTTTAATCAATTAGAAGATGTGGTGGTAGTTGGTTACGGTACACAAAGAAGGGGCGATTTAACTGGAGCAATAGCGACGGTACCTGCTGAGGTGAAAGCTCAGCCTGTTGCTTCGGCAGAGCGTTTGTTACAAGGATCCGTTCCTGGTGTGTCTGTAACGCAGACTTCCGGTCAACCTGGTGGTGGTGTAAGTGTTCAGATAAGAGGGAATAATTCGATTACTGCCGGGAGTGATCCGCTCTATGTAATCGATGGTTTTCCAATAGATAACGATTACTCTTCGAATGATGCAGGTGTGAACACAGGTTCAAAAATTAATCCATTATCAACCATTAATACTTCTGATATCGAGTCTATCGATGTATTAAAAGATGCCTCAGCAACGGCAATTTACGGTTCGAGGGGTGCAAACGGAGTGGTAATCATCACAACAAAGAGTGGCTCAAGAAATCAATCCTCTATCAACTACGATGGTTTCTATGGTTATCAAGAAGTTGTGCGAACTATCCCTTTACTAAATGCTGGAGAATGGTGGCAGTTGCGTAAAGATGCGGCAGCAAATTCGGGTAGAACGGCTACATTACCAACGCCTATTGGATATTCGCTGGATACCAGTGGTGTAGGAACAGATTGGCAGGCTGCGGCATTTAGGCAAGCACCCATACAGAACCATAACCTTTCTATCCTGTCTGGAGGCGAGCGTACCCGATTGGCCATTTCCGGTAACTATTTCAATCAGGAAGGAATTTTGCAGAATACAGGATTTAACCGGATTTCTGGTAGAATTAATGTACTTCACGATTATAATGATCGCTTGAAATTGACGGCTAACCTGGCAGCGAGCGGGTCAAAAGCCGATATCGCGCCAACTGCTGTCGTGGGGAACCTGTTGTTAACCCCTCCTGCTTTACCGGTTTATCAGGATGATGGCTCTTTTGTAATCAACAGTCCGTTTGAATCTACTTTGCAGAACCCAATCAATTCTTTATATAATCAACTTAACGAGTCAAAAATCAATCGTCTTTTGGGTAGCGTTTCTGGAGAATATGAAATTATAACCGGACTAAAGGCGAAAGTATTATTGGGAGTGGATATTCTCGACAATAAACAAAACCGCTACTTGCCGAAAACAACGTCCGAAGGTTTGGATTTAGATGGTTTAGCGCAGGTGGGTTCTTTGTTTACCTCGAATTGGTTAAACGAAAATACGTTGAGTTATGATAAAACGATTAACGATAAAAATCGAATTAATGCGATAGTAGGGTTTACTGCGCAGCAATCCAAGAGTGAAGGCGCTGTCGCTGAAGCAGCAGGTTTCGCTACTGATGCCTTCAGTTTTAATAATTTAGCTACTGGGGTAACGAATAGAATTCCTCGTTCCGATGCCAATGACTGGTCGCTTGCTTCATTCCTTGGGCGTGTAAACTATGCTTATGATGATCGTTATTTATTGACGTTAACTTTCCGTTCAGATGGATCTTCGAGATTTGGGGCCGGAAATAAGTGGGGTTATTTCCCATCGGCTGCTTTTGGATGGAACGTTAATAATGAAGACTTTTTTAATGTTAAAAACATTAGTCAGCTTAAGTTGCGTTTAAGTGCGGGAACCACTGGGAACCAGAACATCCCTTCTTATCAATCGTTAGCTCGGTTAGACTACTTTAGATACAACTTTTCAAATACCACTGTGCACGGCTTTGCTCCGATAACTGTGGTAAATCCTAATCTAGGTTGGGAGAAAACCTTTCAGTTTGACGGTGGAATCGATATCGGTCTCTTTGATAACAGAATTAGTATCGTAGCTGATTATTATTATAAAAAGACTACCGACCTGTTATTGAGCAGGACCGTTCCGGGTAGTTCTGGGCTCGCCGAACACGGGGGAGGGCAGGCTGCTACCATCTATCAAAATATTGGTGCGGTTTCCAATCAGGGTATTGAGTTATATGTTAATTCAAATAACCTGACAGGCCCTTTCAGCTGGAAGACCATCGCGATGGTATCGAGAAATACCAATAAGATTTTGGATTTGGGTGAAGGGGTTGATCAGATTATACCAACAATTTCTGAGCCTTCTATTGCCAAGGTCGGTTATCCTTTGGGTTCGTTCATCGTATATCAAACGGATGGAATTATCCAGGAAGGGGATGTGCCACTCACTCCGCAACAGAATAGAAGTCCAGGCGGGCAAAAATATCGAGATATCAATGGCGATGGACAGATCACGCAGGCTGGCGACAGGGTGGTCGTTTCCAATCAACCGGGTTTAGTTGCGGGTCTAACAAACACTTTTTCATACAAGGGCTTTGATCTCTCTGTTTTCTTTCAAGGACAGGCAGGAGGGAAAATCTATAATGCAAACCGCGCCAATCTTGAGCTCGGTACAGGTTACGTAAATGCGTCCCGGGTAATGTTGGATCGATGGACGCCAACAAATACGGATACGGAAGTAAAAGCAGCTTTTCAGGATCCCGCGATCACTATTTCTGATCGTTTTATAGAAAGCGCTTCCTATCTGCGCTTAAAGAATATTGCCTTAGGCTATACTTTGCCAAAAAGCTTTCTTGGTAAAAGTGGCTTAGAAAGTCTTCGTATATATGTTTCTGCACAAAATGCTTGGACACTAACTAATTATACCGGTTTTGATCCGGAAGTAAGCTCCAGTGAGCAGTCGCTGATTAATAGGGGTATAGATAACGGTATCTATCCCAACAATAAATCTTTTCAACTAGGTGTTCAACTTGCATTATAA
- a CDS encoding NAD(P)/FAD-dependent oxidoreductase: MLKDKYDAVVVGSGPNGLAAAIVLQQKGLDVLLIEGKETIGGGLRSSQQLLPGYTLDVCSAIHPMALQSPFFKSLALEEHGLNFIHPSVLAAHPMDGGDSVGLFPSLRATAVQLGVDEGRYMRFLGSLSQSWPALIEDVLAPLHIPKMPLDMMRFGYKALPSASYTARNFKTEKLKALWAGMAGHAMLPLSYAGTSAVALVLLLAGHTAGWPIPEGGSQSIANALASYFKSLGGEIKTNYHVDSLQKLPAAKALLFDIGPKQLLEIAGHKFSNWYQKQLQRYRYGMGVFKMDWVLEGPVPFRSEICLNAGTVHIGNTFSEIAEAEYQTWHGRHPEKPFVLLAQQSLFDTKRTKEGKQIVWAYCHVPHGSTKDMNKQIERQIERFAPGFIDNIISKKTMNAQQFAAYNPNYVGGDINGGAMDITQLFTRPALFGSPYKTSVKGIYICSSSTPPGGGVHGMCGYHAAHRVLKDLFKKH; encoded by the coding sequence ATGCTGAAAGATAAATATGACGCGGTTGTAGTTGGTTCGGGTCCAAATGGTTTGGCCGCCGCTATTGTGTTGCAGCAAAAAGGGCTGGATGTATTGCTGATTGAAGGAAAGGAAACGATAGGAGGAGGGCTCCGTTCTTCTCAACAATTACTACCTGGTTATACACTCGATGTTTGTTCGGCTATTCATCCCATGGCTTTACAATCGCCTTTTTTTAAATCTCTAGCCCTGGAAGAACATGGACTTAATTTTATCCATCCTTCCGTATTAGCTGCTCATCCTATGGATGGAGGAGATAGTGTGGGGCTCTTTCCTTCTTTAAGGGCCACTGCGGTTCAGTTGGGCGTGGATGAAGGCAGGTATATGCGCTTCCTTGGTAGCCTTTCCCAATCATGGCCCGCGCTCATCGAAGATGTATTGGCACCGTTACATATACCGAAGATGCCTTTGGATATGATGCGTTTTGGATATAAAGCGCTCCCTTCGGCAAGTTATACTGCCCGAAACTTTAAAACCGAAAAATTAAAAGCATTATGGGCGGGTATGGCAGGACATGCCATGCTGCCATTAAGCTACGCCGGCACTTCTGCGGTTGCTCTGGTATTGCTACTGGCTGGCCATACTGCAGGGTGGCCTATTCCTGAAGGCGGCTCACAAAGTATAGCTAATGCATTAGCCTCTTATTTTAAATCATTGGGAGGTGAAATCAAGACCAATTACCACGTAGACTCCCTGCAAAAATTACCAGCCGCTAAAGCCTTGCTTTTCGACATAGGCCCAAAACAATTACTCGAGATAGCCGGACATAAGTTTTCAAATTGGTACCAAAAACAATTGCAGCGATATCGCTACGGCATGGGAGTGTTTAAAATGGATTGGGTGCTAGAAGGGCCGGTACCTTTCCGTTCAGAAATATGTTTAAATGCAGGCACAGTACATATAGGGAATACTTTTTCAGAAATAGCTGAAGCAGAGTATCAGACGTGGCATGGGAGACATCCGGAAAAACCTTTCGTACTTTTAGCGCAGCAAAGTTTATTTGATACCAAAAGAACAAAGGAAGGAAAACAAATTGTGTGGGCGTATTGTCATGTTCCGCATGGTTCGACAAAAGATATGAACAAGCAGATTGAACGGCAGATCGAACGTTTTGCTCCTGGGTTTATAGATAATATCATATCGAAAAAGACAATGAATGCGCAGCAGTTTGCCGCTTACAATCCAAACTATGTTGGTGGAGATATTAACGGAGGGGCAATGGATATAACACAGTTATTTACGAGACCTGCGTTGTTTGGATCTCCTTACAAAACTTCTGTAAAGGGCATATATATATGCTCCTCATCAACCCCACCGGGAGGTGGAGTACACGGTATGTGCGGTTACCATGCTGCTCATCGCGTTTTAAAAGATCTTTTTAAAAAGCATTAA
- a CDS encoding DoxX family protein: MEYTAKNWTLGQRILFRFFGSFFLIYILGGFIAGLFKIIVPWFGSYILQLKRTITIFTNGSGDTTYDYVTMLLYVSLALMITFIWSIIDRRERSYDRFYYWIGVLVRYFLALNMFVYGFYKVFHLQMSYPNLSQLIQPLGDKSPMGLAWAYVGFSKGFSFFTGAAEIVAGFFLLFRKSAVLGAILTAIVTLNIVAINLFFDVPVKLFSITLFLMSVFLLAGDFKRLLDFFVLNRFTAAKPHIVYFKSKWMEISRIVLKSLFIGYLFYNGIMLIGIRGMEAYGDQRKKPALYGLYDAELMIKNGDTIPPLITDTGRWRNLVIEWDRNATLKMMNDSLKYYSFTTDTLNKAIDLYPYTDSTYKGRLTYETDNNYLILRGHIKGDSLLIRLKRRELNTFRLMNRGFRWINEYPYNR; this comes from the coding sequence ATGGAATATACTGCTAAGAACTGGACGCTCGGTCAAAGGATACTGTTCCGTTTTTTTGGCTCCTTTTTTTTAATTTATATTTTGGGTGGTTTCATTGCTGGTCTTTTTAAAATAATCGTACCATGGTTTGGCTCCTATATACTGCAATTAAAAAGAACTATTACCATATTTACCAATGGGAGTGGTGACACGACCTATGATTATGTGACGATGCTTCTCTATGTATCCTTAGCATTAATGATAACGTTTATATGGAGTATAATCGATAGAAGAGAGCGAAGTTACGATAGATTTTACTATTGGATTGGAGTATTGGTTCGTTACTTTTTGGCCTTGAATATGTTTGTATACGGTTTTTATAAGGTTTTTCATCTGCAAATGTCGTATCCTAATTTAAGTCAACTCATTCAACCATTAGGCGACAAATCGCCTATGGGGTTGGCTTGGGCATATGTCGGCTTCTCCAAAGGGTTTAGTTTTTTTACCGGCGCAGCAGAAATAGTGGCGGGTTTCTTCCTGCTTTTTAGGAAAAGCGCAGTTTTGGGTGCTATATTAACAGCTATTGTAACGCTAAATATTGTCGCTATTAATTTGTTTTTTGATGTACCGGTGAAGCTTTTTTCGATAACACTTTTTTTAATGAGTGTTTTCCTGCTGGCAGGAGATTTCAAAAGATTGCTTGATTTCTTTGTACTTAATAGGTTTACAGCGGCAAAGCCACATATAGTATATTTCAAAAGTAAATGGATGGAAATTTCACGAATTGTACTCAAAAGCCTATTTATTGGTTATTTGTTTTACAATGGTATTATGCTCATTGGCATAAGGGGAATGGAGGCATACGGTGATCAGCGCAAGAAACCTGCATTATATGGCTTGTATGATGCGGAGTTGATGATTAAAAACGGAGATACTATTCCCCCGTTAATTACCGATACAGGACGTTGGAGAAATTTAGTGATTGAATGGGATAGGAATGCTACCTTAAAAATGATGAATGATTCCCTGAAATATTACAGTTTTACTACGGATACACTTAATAAGGCGATCGACCTTTATCCTTACACCGATAGTACATATAAAGGCCGCTTGACATATGAAACGGATAATAATTATCTTATATTGCGAGGTCATATCAAAGGAGATAGTTTACTGATCCGCTTAAAAAGAAGAGAGTTAAACACCTTCCGATTGATGAATAGAGGGTTTCGTTGGATAAATGAATATCCTTACAACAGGTAG
- the metH gene encoding methionine synthase: protein MNIREELNKRILIIDGAMGTMIQPYELSEDDFRGDRFNDHPCEVKGNNDLLNITQPAIIKDIHRAYLTAGADIIETNTFSSQVISMADYQMESIVYELNYEGARLAKEATIEYTKLTPEKPRFVAGAIGPTNRTASLSPDVNDPGYRAVTFDNLVDAYYEQVRGLIDGGADVLLIETIFDTLNAKAAIFSIIKYENELKASGKGNAPIDIMISGTITDASGRTLSGQTVEAFLNSINHGNILSIGLNCALGAKEMRPHIEELAQKAGCYVSAYPNAGLPNEFGGYDEQPHETAHLIEDFIQNGFVNIAGGCCGTTPEHISCIVAKAAKATPRKVPKPEPFLRLSGLEPITYSSESVFMNIGERTNVTGSPKFAKLILNGDFEAALSVARQQVEGGAQVIDVNMDEGMLDSEEAMVRFLNLIASEPDIAKLPIMVDSSKWSVIEAGLKCLQGKGIVNSISLKEGEQLFKERAQTIMRYGAAVVVMAFDEEGQADSYERRIEICKRSYDILVNGIGFPPQDIIFDPNILTVATGLEEHNNYAVDFINATRWIKENLPLAKVSGGVSNISFSFRGNNVVREAMHSAFLFHAIKAGLDMGIVNAGMLEVYEEIDPTLLSYVEDVLLNRREDATERLVDFAETVKSKGKTEVKSAEWRNTSVEGRLSHALVKGIIDYLDDDVEEARLAYAQPLEVIEGPLMDGMNIVGDLFGEGKMFLPQVVKSARVMKKAVAYLLPFIEAEKAKNPSSGDRKNAGKILMATVKGDVHDIGKNIVGVVLACNNFEVIDLGVMVPSQKILDEAKTQQVDIIGLSGLITPSLDEMVHVAKEAERQGFDIPIMIGGATTSRIHAAVKIAPNYSNTIVHVLDASRSVTVASNLMNNDTRAAYAANIRAEYDKARENHLKKRSEKRLLSINDARKHHYKIDWSNYQAPKPAFLGTKVFDSFPLEDLLPYIDWTPFFHTWELKGSYPRILTDKTFGIEATKLFNDAKNLLDKIVSENLLTAKGVIGFWPANTVGDDIILFEDDTRQQVLTTIHTLRQQAEKAKGQPYYALSDFIAPKASRIADYWGGFAVTTGIGCDELVAEYEKKYDDYNSIMVKALADRLAEAFAEKMHELVRKEYWGYAADEYLTNEDLIKEQYAGIRPAPGYPACPEHTEKITLFNLLEAEQNTSIYLTESLAMHPTAAVSGFYFSHPESRYFGVGKIGKDQVEDYAIRKNESLEVIEKWLGPNLGY, encoded by the coding sequence ATGAATATTAGAGAAGAACTGAACAAGCGTATTTTAATTATTGACGGTGCGATGGGCACCATGATTCAGCCTTACGAGCTGAGTGAAGACGATTTTCGTGGCGATCGATTTAATGATCATCCTTGTGAAGTTAAAGGCAATAATGATCTTTTGAATATTACCCAGCCAGCCATTATAAAAGATATCCACAGAGCCTACTTAACGGCTGGTGCAGACATCATAGAAACCAACACCTTTAGTTCGCAGGTGATCTCCATGGCCGACTATCAAATGGAATCAATAGTTTATGAACTCAACTATGAAGGGGCAAGGCTTGCAAAAGAAGCTACCATAGAATACACAAAACTTACACCCGAAAAGCCCCGTTTTGTTGCCGGCGCTATAGGGCCTACTAATCGAACAGCCTCTCTTTCTCCAGATGTAAACGACCCCGGATATCGTGCAGTAACCTTCGACAACCTAGTAGATGCTTATTATGAGCAGGTAAGGGGTTTAATAGATGGCGGTGCTGATGTGTTGCTAATTGAAACTATCTTCGACACGCTGAATGCTAAAGCGGCCATTTTTTCTATCATCAAATATGAAAATGAGTTAAAGGCATCTGGTAAAGGTAACGCCCCAATAGATATTATGATATCTGGCACCATTACAGATGCGAGCGGACGAACACTGTCCGGACAAACCGTTGAAGCTTTTCTAAACTCAATAAACCATGGAAACATTCTTAGCATTGGATTAAACTGCGCCTTGGGGGCCAAGGAAATGCGTCCGCATATTGAAGAGCTGGCCCAAAAAGCGGGGTGCTATGTTTCTGCTTACCCCAACGCCGGCTTACCAAATGAGTTTGGAGGATACGATGAGCAACCTCATGAAACGGCCCATCTCATAGAAGATTTTATACAGAACGGTTTTGTCAACATTGCCGGAGGATGTTGTGGCACAACCCCCGAGCATATCAGTTGTATTGTAGCAAAAGCGGCAAAAGCGACACCCAGAAAGGTTCCTAAACCCGAACCTTTTCTTCGATTGAGTGGACTTGAACCCATAACCTATTCATCGGAAAGCGTTTTTATGAACATTGGTGAACGTACAAACGTTACGGGTTCCCCAAAGTTTGCTAAGCTTATCCTTAATGGTGACTTTGAAGCCGCTCTTTCCGTTGCGCGTCAGCAAGTAGAAGGAGGAGCGCAGGTTATCGACGTCAATATGGATGAGGGAATGCTTGATTCAGAAGAGGCAATGGTACGCTTCCTTAACCTTATTGCTTCCGAACCAGACATTGCCAAACTTCCTATCATGGTCGACTCATCCAAATGGAGTGTCATTGAGGCCGGACTCAAATGCTTGCAGGGCAAAGGTATTGTTAACTCTATTTCTCTCAAAGAAGGCGAACAGCTTTTCAAAGAACGTGCACAAACGATTATGCGCTATGGTGCTGCTGTAGTCGTAATGGCCTTTGACGAAGAAGGACAGGCCGATTCTTATGAAAGACGAATCGAAATCTGTAAACGCTCTTATGATATCCTAGTGAACGGCATAGGCTTTCCTCCACAGGACATCATCTTTGATCCTAATATTTTAACGGTTGCAACCGGTCTGGAAGAACACAACAATTATGCGGTTGACTTTATCAATGCCACACGATGGATCAAAGAAAACCTCCCATTGGCGAAAGTAAGTGGAGGTGTTAGTAACATCTCTTTTTCCTTCAGAGGAAACAATGTGGTCCGTGAAGCTATGCATTCAGCCTTTCTATTCCATGCTATTAAGGCTGGCTTAGATATGGGAATTGTAAACGCTGGTATGTTGGAGGTATATGAGGAAATTGATCCTACCCTACTCAGCTATGTCGAAGATGTACTACTTAATCGACGGGAAGACGCGACAGAACGTCTGGTAGATTTTGCTGAAACGGTAAAAAGCAAGGGTAAAACAGAAGTAAAAAGTGCTGAATGGCGTAATACTTCTGTTGAAGGACGCCTATCGCATGCGTTGGTAAAAGGTATTATTGATTACCTTGATGACGACGTGGAAGAGGCGCGCCTGGCCTATGCACAACCATTAGAAGTCATTGAAGGTCCTTTAATGGACGGAATGAATATTGTTGGCGACCTGTTCGGCGAGGGTAAAATGTTTTTACCTCAAGTGGTTAAATCTGCCCGGGTAATGAAGAAGGCAGTGGCCTACTTATTACCATTCATTGAAGCGGAGAAGGCAAAAAACCCCTCTTCCGGAGACCGAAAAAATGCTGGCAAAATATTAATGGCAACGGTTAAAGGGGATGTACACGATATCGGGAAAAACATTGTTGGTGTCGTATTGGCGTGCAACAATTTCGAAGTCATCGATTTGGGAGTTATGGTACCTAGCCAGAAAATATTGGACGAAGCCAAAACACAGCAGGTGGATATCATTGGCTTAAGCGGACTCATTACACCTTCATTAGACGAGATGGTACACGTAGCAAAGGAGGCAGAAAGGCAAGGATTCGATATACCGATTATGATCGGCGGCGCAACAACTTCCCGTATACACGCGGCAGTAAAAATAGCCCCTAACTACTCCAATACCATCGTACATGTCTTAGATGCCTCACGTAGCGTAACGGTTGCCAGTAACTTGATGAATAACGATACACGGGCAGCCTATGCGGCCAACATACGGGCTGAATATGATAAAGCTAGAGAAAACCATTTAAAAAAACGCTCGGAGAAAAGGTTGTTGAGTATTAATGATGCGCGAAAACATCACTACAAAATAGATTGGAGTAACTACCAAGCACCAAAACCCGCGTTTTTAGGCACTAAAGTTTTCGACAGCTTCCCTTTAGAAGATTTGCTCCCTTATATTGATTGGACACCTTTCTTCCATACCTGGGAATTAAAGGGTAGTTATCCCCGCATCCTTACGGATAAAACTTTCGGCATAGAAGCCACAAAGCTTTTTAATGATGCTAAAAACCTATTGGATAAAATAGTTAGTGAAAATTTGCTTACTGCTAAAGGAGTTATAGGCTTTTGGCCTGCAAATACCGTAGGTGATGATATCATTTTGTTTGAAGATGATACCCGTCAGCAGGTACTAACCACCATTCATACCCTGCGACAACAAGCCGAGAAAGCGAAAGGTCAACCTTACTACGCTTTATCGGATTTCATTGCTCCCAAAGCGAGTAGAATTGCTGATTACTGGGGTGGGTTTGCTGTTACCACCGGAATCGGGTGTGATGAATTAGTGGCCGAGTATGAAAAAAAATATGATGATTATAACAGTATTATGGTAAAAGCATTGGCCGACCGCTTAGCAGAGGCCTTTGCCGAAAAAATGCATGAGCTGGTCCGGAAAGAGTATTGGGGATACGCTGCTGACGAATACCTGACGAATGAGGATCTTATAAAAGAGCAGTATGCCGGAATCAGGCCTGCCCCGGGATATCCTGCCTGCCCCGAGCATACTGAAAAAATTACGCTTTTTAATTTGCTGGAAGCAGAGCAAAACACAAGTATATATTTAACAGAGAGCTTAGCTATGCATCCTACAGCTGCCGTTAGTGGCTTTTATTTTTCCCACCCGGAATCCCGTTATTTTGGTGTGGGAAAAATAGGCAAAGATCAGGTAGAAGATTATGCCATACGTAAAAATGAATCTCTGGAAGTAATAGAAAAATGGTTGGGGCCAAATTTAGGCTATTAG
- the metF gene encoding methylenetetrahydrofolate reductase [NAD(P)H], with protein sequence MKITEHIASAKGKPLFSFELLPPIKGQSIQGIFNTIDPLMEFNPPFIDVTYLREDYIYKQHPSGLLEKVAYRKRPSTVATCAAIMNRYKVDAVPHLICGGFTKEETENALIDLQFLGIDNVLVLRGDARKSDSTFIPTPGGHAYATELLEHVVNMNNGVYLHDMMEGSEKTDFCIGVAGYPEKHFESPNLETDFKYLKRKVELGANFIVTQMFFDNNKYRIFVEKCKKHGINVPIIPGLKPITTRKQLVSLPKVFHLDIPLELSEAIEACKNPKDVKEVGIEWMIHQCKELIKLGAPVLHFYTMGNPEPTKRIIQGVF encoded by the coding sequence ATGAAAATTACAGAACATATTGCTAGCGCCAAAGGCAAACCTCTTTTTTCCTTTGAGTTGCTTCCTCCTATCAAAGGGCAAAGCATCCAGGGTATTTTTAACACGATTGACCCATTAATGGAATTCAACCCTCCCTTTATAGACGTAACCTACCTTAGGGAAGATTATATCTATAAACAACATCCCAGCGGGTTACTGGAAAAAGTCGCATATCGAAAACGTCCAAGTACCGTAGCAACTTGTGCGGCAATTATGAACAGATATAAAGTGGATGCCGTACCACACTTAATATGTGGAGGGTTTACTAAGGAGGAAACGGAAAACGCATTGATTGACCTGCAATTTCTAGGTATCGATAATGTGTTGGTTCTACGAGGTGATGCGCGGAAAAGCGACAGTACATTTATCCCGACACCCGGAGGGCACGCTTATGCCACTGAATTATTAGAGCATGTGGTAAATATGAATAATGGTGTTTACCTACATGATATGATGGAGGGCTCCGAAAAAACAGATTTTTGCATTGGCGTGGCTGGTTATCCTGAAAAACACTTTGAGTCTCCAAATTTAGAGACAGATTTTAAATACCTCAAACGTAAAGTTGAACTTGGCGCTAATTTTATCGTCACACAGATGTTCTTCGACAATAACAAATACAGAATATTTGTGGAAAAGTGCAAAAAGCATGGTATCAACGTACCCATCATTCCAGGTCTTAAACCAATCACCACCAGAAAACAACTGGTAAGTTTACCAAAAGTATTTCATCTTGATATCCCATTGGAATTAAGTGAAGCGATTGAAGCATGCAAAAATCCCAAAGATGTAAAAGAAGTGGGTATTGAATGGATGATTCATCAATGTAAGGAATTAATAAAACTAGGGGCACCCGTTCTCCATTTTTACACTATGGGTAACCCGGAGCCTACTAAACGTATTATTCAGGGGGTATTTTAG